The following nucleotide sequence is from Candidatus Zixiibacteriota bacterium.
GAATTATCCGGGCTGAAATTGCCGGAGAACGTGGAATTGGCAGATATCGGAACGGCCTCCTTTGACCTTCTGACTTTTATGGAAGGAAAAGATAAGGTTATCATAATCGACGCCTTAGCTTCTGATGACAAACCTGGAACTCTTTATCGTCTATCGCCAGATGACCTGATTTCGGGAAAAAGGAAACTTTTGACTTCTCTTCATCAGTTCGGCATTCCCCAGGTCCTGAACCTGATAAAGCAGAAAAATCAGAAAACTGAAATAGTTATTTTCGGGATTGTGCCTAAAGATTATCAAACCTATGGCACCGACCTTACCCCTGAATTAGAGAAAGCTCTGCCGAAAATCATCCAGAAGATTTTGGAAAGCCTTTGAGCTGGTTAGATGATCTGAGCATCTTACAGTCCTGTAGGTCAAGCATGTCCGTCCTTTGACAGACACAGGGTGTCAAAATATTTTCAGGTTAGCTACTTCAGCCGGACGGGTCTAAGGTTTTTTTCAAGCTTCGTCAAGTTCTTTCGGAGATTACTCAATTCAAAACAGTTACGAATGCCAGGCTGAGATATCAGAGGTTAAAGGAAAGAAAAACAAGCGCCCGCCCCCGCAATGACGGGGGCG
It contains:
- a CDS encoding HyaD/HybD family hydrogenase maturation endopeptidase — protein: MAKKILIAGIGNLLLTDEGIGVHIVQELSGLKLPENVELADIGTASFDLLTFMEGKDKVIIIDALASDDKPGTLYRLSPDDLISGKRKLLTSLHQFGIPQVLNLIKQKNQKTEIVIFGIVPKDYQTYGTDLTPELEKALPKIIQKILESL